The Streptomyces sp. NL15-2K genome contains a region encoding:
- a CDS encoding SDR family NAD(P)-dependent oxidoreductase translates to MTSIAIVGAGPQLGLAIARTFGSHGLDVALISRNRHKLDDLVGKLTTEGITAAAFPADVLDRDALTQALKDAATQFDGIDVLEYSPVGTFGSTTLTTPADTEPPHVQHEIEFQLYGAITATHAVLPAMRTAGTGTLLYTTGAGSIDPIPQVGNVNTAAAALRNWAINLHKELNGTGIQAAHAAIDVSIGMSVVPGFPTAKPEQISPVYWDLHTTKRDQAEQIFKG, encoded by the coding sequence GTGACCAGCATCGCCATTGTCGGAGCCGGCCCCCAGCTGGGCCTGGCCATCGCCCGCACCTTCGGCTCCCACGGCCTGGACGTCGCCCTGATCTCCCGCAACCGCCACAAGCTCGACGACCTCGTCGGCAAGCTCACCACCGAAGGCATCACCGCCGCCGCGTTCCCCGCGGACGTACTCGACCGCGACGCACTCACCCAGGCCCTCAAGGACGCCGCCACCCAGTTCGACGGCATCGACGTACTGGAGTACTCCCCCGTGGGGACATTCGGCTCCACCACCCTGACCACACCGGCCGACACCGAACCGCCGCACGTACAACACGAGATCGAGTTCCAGCTGTACGGAGCCATCACCGCCACCCACGCGGTACTGCCCGCGATGCGCACCGCCGGCACAGGCACCCTGCTCTACACCACCGGCGCCGGCTCCATCGACCCCATACCACAGGTCGGCAACGTCAACACCGCCGCCGCAGCCCTACGCAACTGGGCGATCAACCTGCACAAAGAACTCAACGGCACCGGCATCCAGGCCGCCCACGCCGCCATCGACGTGTCGATCGGCATGTCGGTCGTCCCCGGATTCCCGACAGCCAAGCCCGAGCAGATCTCCCCCGTCTACTGGGACCTGCACACCACCAAGCGCGACCAGGCCGAGCAGATCTTCAAGGGCTGA
- a CDS encoding RNA polymerase sigma factor SigF, whose protein sequence is MPTQVSAKHHPHDDAPDTAQAFRRLAELPPGHERDTLRDQVVEAWLPMAERLAGRFRSRGESFEDLRQVAALGLVKAVDRYDPSRGNAFESYAVPTITGEIKRHFRDHMWTLHVPRRVQDLRNRVRFALQDLSQTISGHRPTVAEIAQHANMSEEDVLVGLEALESFTALSLDAELPGSEDGYSLSDALGSADPALDTVVDREAVKPRLAALPERERAILYMRFFRDMTQSRIAEQLGISQMHVSRLISRCCGRVREQVMRDAA, encoded by the coding sequence ATGCCCACTCAAGTGAGCGCGAAGCACCACCCGCACGACGACGCCCCCGACACGGCACAGGCATTCCGCAGGCTCGCCGAGCTCCCCCCGGGCCACGAGCGCGACACCCTCCGTGATCAGGTCGTCGAGGCATGGCTGCCCATGGCCGAGCGGCTCGCCGGACGGTTCCGCAGCCGCGGCGAGAGCTTCGAGGACCTGCGCCAGGTCGCGGCCCTCGGCCTGGTCAAGGCCGTCGACCGGTACGACCCCTCGCGCGGCAACGCCTTCGAGAGCTACGCCGTGCCCACCATCACCGGCGAGATCAAGCGGCACTTCCGCGACCACATGTGGACCCTGCACGTACCCCGCCGAGTCCAGGACCTGCGCAACCGCGTCCGCTTCGCCTTACAGGACCTGTCACAGACCATCTCGGGGCACAGGCCCACCGTCGCGGAGATCGCCCAGCACGCGAACATGAGCGAAGAGGACGTCCTGGTGGGCCTGGAGGCCCTGGAGAGCTTCACGGCACTGTCGCTGGACGCGGAACTGCCCGGCAGCGAGGACGGGTACTCGCTGAGTGACGCGCTGGGGTCGGCGGATCCCGCGCTCGACACGGTCGTGGACCGGGAGGCGGTGAAGCCTCGGCTGGCCGCGCTGCCCGAGCGGGAACGGGCGATCCTGTACATGCGGTTCTTCCGGGACATGACGCAGAGCCGGATCGCCGAGCAGCTGGGGATCTCGCAGATGCATGTCTCCCGGCTGATCAGCCGGTGTTGTGGGCGGGTTCGTGAGCAGGTGATGAGGGACGCCGCCTAG
- a CDS encoding dicarboxylate/amino acid:cation symporter: MPIGIQSIIAVGLGALVGSLAPSGGEQMKILGEVFLNLVQVVVLPLVFPLIVLGIARMESVKKVGRIAGKAILYFEIVTTVILLIAVGLAKFTGIGKGAPVERADAKDLDGMSQGIDFHELVLHAVPKNIFAAFGEGNLLGAIVFALLVGVAMAAIGEKSQPFAAVLESVAAVMFKVVGYVIRVAPLGVLGFISYDVAHYGFGNLRSLMGFIAVVYAGLAIVVGVLFPLIAAIYRIRYGDLLKSIAGLAGIAFVTRSSESVLAPLMGRLEAFGLSRSTTSFVVPLGYSFNTDGSVLYQAAALVFLANAYGTDTSLPALLLMVGVLVILSKGMAGVASASIVVLIAAGNSIGLPAEGVALLLGVDFIVDMARTGVNVIGNSLAAAVVDSSEQRRETRRGRRETSHAPVAHEAVALQKDTAQ; encoded by the coding sequence ATGCCGATCGGCATCCAGTCGATCATCGCCGTCGGCCTCGGAGCCCTCGTCGGATCCCTCGCCCCATCCGGGGGCGAGCAGATGAAGATCCTCGGGGAGGTGTTCCTGAACCTGGTGCAGGTCGTCGTGCTGCCCCTGGTCTTCCCGCTCATCGTGCTGGGCATCGCCCGCATGGAGTCGGTCAAGAAGGTCGGCCGGATCGCCGGCAAGGCGATCCTCTACTTCGAGATCGTCACCACCGTCATCCTGCTGATCGCGGTGGGCCTGGCCAAGTTCACGGGCATCGGCAAGGGCGCCCCCGTCGAGAGGGCCGATGCCAAGGACCTCGACGGCATGAGCCAGGGCATCGACTTCCACGAGCTGGTCCTGCACGCCGTACCGAAGAACATCTTCGCCGCGTTCGGCGAGGGCAACCTGCTCGGCGCGATCGTCTTCGCCCTCCTCGTGGGCGTCGCCATGGCCGCGATCGGGGAGAAGTCCCAGCCCTTCGCCGCCGTGCTGGAGTCCGTCGCCGCGGTGATGTTCAAGGTCGTCGGCTACGTCATCCGCGTCGCGCCACTGGGCGTGCTCGGCTTCATCTCCTACGACGTCGCCCACTACGGCTTCGGCAACCTGCGCAGCCTGATGGGCTTCATCGCCGTGGTCTACGCGGGCCTGGCCATCGTCGTCGGGGTGCTCTTCCCGCTCATCGCCGCCATCTACCGCATCCGCTACGGCGACCTGCTGAAGTCGATCGCCGGGCTGGCCGGGATCGCCTTCGTCACCCGCAGCTCCGAGTCCGTTCTGGCACCGCTCATGGGCAGGCTCGAAGCGTTCGGCCTGAGCCGGTCGACGACCTCGTTCGTCGTCCCCCTCGGCTACTCCTTCAACACGGACGGCTCCGTTCTCTACCAGGCCGCCGCCCTGGTCTTCCTCGCCAACGCCTACGGCACGGACACGTCCCTGCCCGCCCTGCTCCTCATGGTCGGCGTGCTGGTGATCCTCTCCAAGGGCATGGCCGGAGTCGCCTCCGCCTCCATAGTCGTCCTCATCGCCGCCGGCAACTCCATCGGCCTGCCCGCCGAAGGCGTCGCACTGCTCCTCGGTGTGGACTTCATCGTCGACATGGCCCGAACCGGCGTGAACGTCATCGGCAACTCGCTGGCCGCCGCCGTCGTCGACAGCTCCGAGCAACGGCGTGAAACCAGACGCGGCCGTCGTGAAACCTCCCACGCCCCAGTCGCGCACGAGGCCGTGGCACTGCAGAAGGACACCGCGCAGTGA
- a CDS encoding helix-turn-helix transcriptional regulator produces MDSDNLLGQFLRARRGLVQPEEQGVPVIGRRRVAGLRREEVAMLSGLSTDYYVRLEQGRERNPSVQVLDALARALLLDDDAIAHLHRLARPVPGRSRKNARRQRVSPALRQMMNGWAGTPAVILGRCMEVLAHNPLGGALFAGHTYSGDLMRLVFLDPDARDFYPDWDRVAANTVGGLREAAGTDYDDPRLIELVGELSLKSEAFRTLWSRHDIRQKRHETKRFRHPVVGELTLDYESLTINSAPGQQLVVYRAEPGSPSAHALSLLGSLAATETARASDSVQQDLATGD; encoded by the coding sequence ATGGACAGCGACAACCTTCTGGGACAGTTCCTGCGAGCTCGACGCGGCCTGGTGCAGCCCGAGGAACAAGGCGTGCCCGTGATCGGCCGCCGCCGCGTGGCGGGCCTGCGCCGGGAGGAAGTGGCCATGCTGTCCGGGCTGAGCACCGACTACTACGTGCGCCTGGAACAGGGCCGCGAAAGGAACCCTTCGGTACAGGTACTCGACGCGCTGGCCCGCGCGCTGTTGCTGGACGACGACGCGATTGCCCATCTGCACCGGCTGGCCCGGCCCGTGCCGGGACGTTCCCGCAAGAACGCCCGGCGTCAGCGGGTGAGTCCCGCTCTGCGGCAGATGATGAACGGCTGGGCCGGCACACCTGCCGTGATTCTGGGGCGCTGTATGGAGGTGCTGGCCCACAATCCCCTGGGTGGCGCCCTGTTCGCCGGCCACACCTACAGCGGAGACCTGATGCGGCTCGTGTTTCTCGACCCCGACGCCCGGGATTTCTACCCGGACTGGGACCGGGTCGCCGCCAACACGGTCGGCGGCCTGCGCGAGGCAGCGGGAACCGACTACGACGATCCGCGATTGATCGAGCTGGTCGGCGAGTTGTCGCTCAAGAGCGAAGCGTTCCGCACGTTGTGGTCGCGTCATGACATCCGTCAGAAGAGGCATGAGACCAAACGCTTCCGGCACCCGGTCGTCGGCGAACTCACGCTGGACTACGAGTCCTTGACCATCAACAGCGCACCGGGTCAGCAACTCGTCGTCTACCGGGCCGAGCCCGGCAGCCCCTCAGCCCACGCACTGTCGCTGCTCGGCAGCCTCGCCGCTACGGAGACGGCACGAGCTTCGGATTCCGTACAGCAGGACCTCGCCACAGGCGACTGA
- a CDS encoding GntR family transcriptional regulator, translating into MSLDSPVSRRLLSDEVFDRLRDSIVRGELVPGEKVKDGELAERLGLSRTPVREALARLADIGLVEAKPGVYTRITTLNRRDVEKTLAVLRSLDQLAIETAVPVMTERDLQRMREANRDFERAVAANDTTAALAADDRFHAVPITAADNPVLSRIVEQLHPQIHRILYRKFSTLLGGRNTIEHHDQLIDVCAGGDARAAAEMSGHHWSELGGHINRLFDTNQFAEAATGEDAGP; encoded by the coding sequence ATGTCACTCGACAGTCCTGTCTCCCGCCGCCTCCTCAGTGACGAGGTCTTCGACCGCCTGCGCGACTCCATCGTGCGCGGGGAGCTCGTCCCCGGCGAGAAGGTGAAGGACGGCGAGCTCGCCGAGCGCCTCGGCCTCAGCCGCACCCCGGTACGCGAGGCGCTGGCCCGGCTCGCCGACATCGGCCTGGTCGAGGCCAAACCCGGTGTCTACACCCGCATCACCACCCTCAACCGGCGCGACGTCGAAAAGACCCTCGCCGTCCTGCGCTCCCTCGACCAGCTCGCCATCGAGACAGCGGTACCGGTCATGACCGAGCGGGACCTGCAGCGCATGCGCGAGGCAAACCGCGACTTCGAACGGGCCGTCGCCGCCAACGACACCACCGCCGCACTCGCCGCCGACGACCGCTTCCACGCCGTCCCCATCACGGCCGCGGACAACCCCGTGCTCAGCCGGATCGTCGAGCAACTCCACCCGCAGATCCACCGCATCCTCTACCGCAAGTTCTCCACCCTGCTCGGCGGCCGCAACACCATCGAACACCACGACCAACTCATCGACGTCTGCGCCGGCGGCGACGCCCGCGCCGCCGCCGAAATGTCCGGACACCACTGGTCCGAACTCGGCGGACACATCAACCGGCTCTTCGACACCAACCAGTTCGCTGAGGCAGCCACCGGTGAGGACGCCGGTCCCTGA
- a CDS encoding TetR/AcrR family transcriptional regulator, with amino-acid sequence MTPDAQHPDDTAAQPLRSDAERNRERIIAAARRMFARDGLNASMASVAREAGVGIATIFRRFPTKEELVAAVFADRMDAYADAVAVALDDPDPWHGFIGYLETACAMQAADSGFADVLTTTFPTAKAMEERRNEAYEGMVELIDRAKATGRLREDFDPSDLVLVHMANAGVVNATGDAAPDAWRRVVALLIQSFEAPARGPLPASPEHDALYRAMLRAGPAGLTAAEPDTSN; translated from the coding sequence ATGACCCCTGACGCCCAGCATCCCGACGACACCGCCGCCCAGCCGTTGCGCAGCGACGCCGAGCGCAACCGGGAGCGGATCATCGCCGCCGCGCGCCGGATGTTCGCACGTGACGGCCTGAACGCCTCCATGGCTTCCGTGGCCCGCGAGGCAGGCGTGGGGATCGCCACCATCTTCCGCCGCTTCCCCACCAAGGAAGAGCTCGTCGCCGCCGTCTTCGCCGACCGCATGGACGCCTACGCCGACGCGGTCGCCGTCGCCCTCGACGACCCCGACCCCTGGCACGGTTTCATCGGCTACCTCGAGACCGCCTGCGCGATGCAGGCCGCCGACTCCGGCTTCGCCGACGTGCTGACCACGACTTTCCCCACCGCCAAGGCGATGGAGGAGCGCCGCAACGAGGCATACGAGGGCATGGTCGAGCTCATCGACCGCGCCAAGGCGACGGGGCGGCTGCGCGAGGACTTCGACCCCTCGGACCTGGTGCTGGTGCACATGGCCAATGCCGGGGTCGTCAATGCCACCGGCGACGCCGCTCCCGACGCCTGGCGACGCGTCGTTGCCCTGCTGATCCAGTCCTTCGAGGCCCCCGCCCGCGGCCCCCTGCCCGCCTCGCCCGAGCATGACGCCCTCTACAGGGCCATGCTCCGCGCCGGCCCGGCGGGCCTCACCGCGGCGGAGCCGGACACGAGCAACTGA
- a CDS encoding amino acid racemase, producing MSTPTAATEIIGILGGMGPAATADFYAKLVSTTPGDNDQEHLRTVIWSDPTIPDRTEALLGDGPDPTPWLLNGSRVLREAGATVIAIPCNTAHAFVPRIAHHVGLPIVHMIGEVALHLTTSRPRVHTAGLLATSGTVRAGLYEEWLDRSGIRLVLPDAASQDREVMAAIHAVKAGTRDKTTTALLARAAQRLTEQGAQAVIAGCTEIPLGLPAGAVDVPLIDPALILAQALVRRARTNGAAGWGE from the coding sequence GTGAGCACCCCCACCGCCGCCACTGAGATCATCGGCATCCTGGGCGGCATGGGCCCAGCGGCCACCGCCGACTTCTACGCCAAGTTGGTGTCGACGACCCCGGGCGACAACGACCAGGAGCACCTGAGAACGGTCATCTGGTCCGACCCCACCATTCCCGACCGCACCGAGGCCCTGCTCGGCGACGGCCCCGACCCCACCCCCTGGCTCCTCAACGGCAGTCGCGTCCTGCGCGAGGCCGGGGCCACGGTCATCGCCATCCCGTGCAACACCGCGCACGCCTTCGTCCCGCGCATCGCCCACCACGTCGGCCTGCCCATCGTCCACATGATCGGCGAAGTCGCCCTGCACCTCACCACGTCGAGGCCCCGCGTCCACACCGCCGGACTGCTCGCCACCAGCGGCACCGTCCGCGCCGGCCTGTACGAGGAGTGGCTGGACCGCTCCGGCATCCGCCTCGTACTGCCCGATGCCGCAAGCCAGGACCGCGAGGTCATGGCCGCCATCCACGCGGTGAAAGCAGGCACACGCGACAAAACGACGACCGCGCTTCTGGCCCGCGCCGCACAACGCCTGACCGAACAGGGCGCGCAGGCGGTGATCGCCGGCTGCACCGAAATCCCCCTCGGGCTGCCCGCCGGCGCCGTGGACGTCCCCCTCATCGACCCGGCTCTCATCCTGGCCCAGGCGCTGGTCCGCCGGGCCAGAACCAATGGTGCGGCGGGATGGGGCGAGTGA
- a CDS encoding SCO3870 family protein, translating to MTKAPFVAMAAATAALGTALGSLALELRAEGYEQYVEDVATFSVLMYVTAALVVVAWVRDGRPHSN from the coding sequence ATGACGAAGGCCCCGTTCGTCGCCATGGCCGCAGCTACCGCGGCGCTTGGGACTGCGCTTGGTTCCCTCGCGCTTGAGCTGCGCGCAGAGGGCTATGAGCAGTACGTCGAAGACGTAGCCACCTTCAGCGTCCTGATGTACGTCACCGCGGCTCTGGTCGTGGTGGCATGGGTTCGAGACGGTCGGCCGCACTCGAACTGA
- a CDS encoding thiamine pyrophosphate-requiring protein: MSTKVSDHVLARLREWGVEHVFGYPGDGINGLLAAWGRAENQPRFVQSRHEEMSAFEAVGYAKFSGRLGVCAATSGPGAIHLLNGLYDAKLDHVPVLAIVGQTHRTAMGGSYQQEVDLHTLFKDVASDFVETVTVPEQLPNVLDRAIRTAYARRCPTAVIIPGDVQELDYSPPTHEFKMVPSSLDRSSWTAVPSEESLRRAAEILDSGDKVAILVGQGAAGARAEVERIAELLGAGVAKALLGKDVLSDELPYVTGSIGLLGTRPSYELMRDCDTLLTIGSSFPYTQFMPEFGKARGVQIDIDPHMVGMRYPYEVNLVGDAKATLQRLIPMLQTERGGREWYDTVCDNVRRWREVMERRSQLSADPINPEYVAHALDPLLPADAIVSSDSGSAANWYARHLTMRPGMRGSLSGTLATMGCGVPYAIGAKFAHPDRPAIALVGDGAMQMNGMAELITAAKYRDLWEDPRLVVGVWNNHDLNQVTWEMRAMEGAPSFLPSQEIPDVQYAAFARSLGLTGVRVEKPEDVEAGWRAGLEADGPAVIEFLTDPAVPPIPPHATWDQMESTAASILKGDADRGSMVKQGFKAKVQEFLPGREKK; this comes from the coding sequence ATGAGCACCAAGGTCTCCGACCACGTCCTCGCGCGGCTGCGCGAGTGGGGTGTGGAGCACGTCTTCGGCTATCCCGGCGACGGCATCAACGGTCTGCTCGCCGCGTGGGGGCGGGCGGAGAACCAGCCCCGTTTCGTCCAGTCACGGCACGAGGAGATGTCCGCGTTCGAGGCGGTCGGCTACGCCAAGTTCAGCGGTCGTCTCGGAGTGTGCGCGGCGACCTCGGGTCCGGGCGCGATCCACCTGCTCAACGGGCTGTACGACGCCAAGCTCGACCATGTGCCGGTGCTGGCGATCGTCGGCCAGACGCACCGCACCGCGATGGGCGGCTCGTACCAGCAGGAAGTGGACCTGCACACGCTCTTCAAGGACGTCGCCTCCGACTTCGTGGAGACGGTGACGGTCCCCGAGCAGCTGCCGAACGTGCTGGACCGGGCGATCCGCACCGCCTACGCGCGCCGCTGTCCGACGGCGGTCATCATCCCGGGCGATGTGCAGGAGCTCGACTACTCGCCGCCGACGCACGAGTTCAAGATGGTTCCGTCCAGCCTGGACCGCTCTTCCTGGACGGCGGTTCCGTCCGAGGAGTCCCTGCGGCGGGCGGCGGAGATCCTCGACTCCGGTGACAAGGTGGCGATCCTGGTCGGCCAGGGCGCGGCGGGCGCGCGGGCCGAGGTGGAGCGGATCGCCGAGCTGCTCGGCGCCGGCGTGGCCAAGGCGCTGCTGGGCAAGGACGTGCTGAGCGACGAACTGCCGTACGTCACCGGCTCGATCGGCCTGCTGGGCACCCGTCCGTCGTACGAGCTGATGCGGGACTGCGACACGCTGCTGACCATCGGGTCGTCCTTCCCGTACACGCAGTTCATGCCGGAGTTCGGCAAGGCGCGGGGGGTGCAGATCGACATCGACCCGCACATGGTCGGGATGCGGTATCCGTACGAGGTGAATCTCGTCGGCGACGCGAAGGCGACGCTCCAGCGGCTGATCCCGATGCTGCAGACGGAGCGCGGCGGCCGCGAGTGGTACGACACGGTGTGCGACAACGTGCGGCGCTGGCGCGAGGTGATGGAGCGGCGGTCGCAGCTGTCGGCCGATCCGATCAACCCGGAGTACGTCGCCCACGCGCTGGATCCGCTGCTGCCGGCCGACGCCATCGTCTCCTCGGACTCGGGGTCGGCGGCGAACTGGTACGCGCGGCACCTGACCATGCGGCCGGGTATGCGCGGGTCGTTGTCCGGGACGCTGGCGACGATGGGATGCGGTGTGCCGTATGCGATCGGCGCGAAGTTCGCGCACCCGGACCGGCCTGCGATCGCGCTGGTCGGGGACGGCGCGATGCAGATGAACGGGATGGCGGAGCTGATCACCGCGGCGAAGTACCGCGACCTGTGGGAGGACCCGCGGCTGGTGGTCGGGGTGTGGAACAACCACGACCTGAACCAGGTGACGTGGGAGATGCGGGCCATGGAGGGCGCCCCGTCCTTCCTGCCCTCACAGGAGATCCCGGACGTGCAGTACGCCGCCTTCGCCCGTTCGCTCGGGCTGACCGGGGTGCGGGTGGAGAAGCCGGAGGACGTCGAGGCGGGCTGGCGGGCCGGTCTGGAGGCGGACGGGCCCGCGGTGATCGAGTTCCTCACCGATCCGGCCGTGCCGCCGATCCCGCCGCACGCCACCTGGGACCAGATGGAGTCGACGGCCGCCTCGATCCTCAAGGGCGACGCGGACCGCGGGTCCATGGTCAAGCAGGGCTTCAAGGCGAAGGTGCAGGAGTTTCTGCCGGGCCGCGAGAAGAAATGA
- a CDS encoding GAF domain-containing protein, with translation MTQTDEFGEELADFVRRVAELKAARSASGGDLSTVLDAALFELDHVADQLWPWYQRLSATGPSRAPSGHRADRQEQHLLRTVFQRFPQPVALVDRETVVRRLNFAATAFTGVRAGYATGRPLTGFLAHADRAAFRSQAAAVARGEGDRSLTVHLQQRPSVPVHATLTAIHPRGEPRTTVLVVLQPAGSTVPATPAPAEGTAGQVPDLTEATRHAALMDLLDTMTTTLLTTRPEARLSRATVLERAAHVLHGRFADWVIADTGAARLSRTTVLAPSEKEAAALSAQDPATCPLAVEAARGGSTALQIRPEDPNAFGHDEYGTPVLAQANVTSLLCVPLRVEGAVQGVLTLFRCGPRLAFSMAEAQAVDTMSRHIALAMTGTR, from the coding sequence ATGACGCAGACGGACGAATTCGGTGAAGAGCTCGCGGATTTCGTGCGCCGCGTCGCGGAGCTCAAAGCGGCCCGGTCCGCCTCGGGCGGGGACCTGTCGACGGTGCTGGACGCGGCGCTCTTCGAACTCGACCACGTCGCCGACCAGCTGTGGCCCTGGTACCAGCGGCTGTCCGCGACCGGCCCGTCCCGCGCTCCCTCCGGCCACCGTGCCGACCGTCAGGAGCAGCACCTGCTGCGCACCGTGTTCCAGCGGTTCCCGCAGCCGGTCGCGCTGGTGGACCGCGAGACGGTCGTACGGCGGCTCAACTTCGCGGCGACCGCCTTCACCGGCGTCCGCGCCGGATACGCGACGGGACGCCCGCTGACGGGGTTCCTCGCGCACGCCGACCGGGCCGCGTTCCGTTCCCAGGCCGCGGCGGTGGCGCGCGGCGAGGGCGACCGCAGCCTGACCGTCCACCTCCAGCAGCGCCCGTCGGTTCCGGTCCACGCGACCCTCACCGCCATACACCCGCGCGGCGAGCCGCGCACCACGGTCCTGGTGGTGCTGCAGCCGGCCGGCTCCACGGTGCCCGCCACCCCGGCCCCGGCCGAGGGCACGGCGGGCCAGGTCCCCGACCTCACCGAGGCCACCCGGCACGCGGCGCTGATGGACCTCCTGGACACCATGACCACGACCCTGCTGACCACCCGGCCCGAGGCCCGCTTATCCCGTGCGACGGTCCTGGAGCGGGCGGCACACGTGCTGCACGGCCGCTTCGCCGACTGGGTGATCGCCGACACCGGCGCCGCCCGCTTGTCCCGTACGACGGTCCTGGCCCCCTCGGAAAAGGAGGCGGCGGCCCTGTCGGCGCAGGATCCGGCCACCTGCCCCTTGGCCGTGGAGGCGGCCCGAGGCGGCTCCACGGCCCTCCAGATCCGCCCGGAGGACCCGAACGCCTTCGGCCACGACGAGTACGGCACGCCGGTCCTGGCCCAGGCGAACGTCACGTCACTGCTGTGCGTGCCGCTGAGGGTGGAGGGCGCGGTCCAGGGCGTCCTCACCCTCTTCCGCTGCGGCCCCCGCCTCGCCTTCTCGATGGCGGAGGCCCAAGCCGTGGACACCATGTCCCGCCACATCGCGCTGGCGATGACCGGAACGCGGTAG
- a CDS encoding oxidoreductase: MSIDDTPVWFITGCSTGLGRALADAVLDRGWRAVVTARDPKAVADIVARHENRALGFALDVTDAQQIDNAVEAAKESFGHIDVLANNAGHGYLAALEEGEDDEVRALFDTNVFGLVDVTRRVLPGMRARRRGHVVNVSSLGGLTAFGATGYYHATKFAVEGLSESLAAEVSPLGINVTIVEPGAFRTNWSGPSMRQSATRIDDYADTAGARRKSTLDTYGHQPGDPERAATAIIEAVQCENPPLRLLLGKVALDVALARLDALKTNFTAWRDVTLSADYPDDRTTV; the protein is encoded by the coding sequence ATGTCTATAGATGACACGCCCGTCTGGTTCATCACGGGTTGCTCAACCGGACTCGGCCGCGCCCTGGCCGACGCGGTTCTCGACCGGGGCTGGCGAGCGGTGGTCACCGCCCGCGACCCGAAGGCAGTGGCGGACATCGTCGCCCGCCACGAGAACCGAGCGCTGGGCTTCGCGCTCGACGTCACCGATGCCCAACAGATCGACAACGCCGTCGAGGCCGCGAAGGAGTCCTTCGGTCACATCGACGTACTCGCCAACAACGCGGGCCACGGCTACCTCGCGGCTCTCGAGGAGGGCGAGGACGACGAGGTCCGCGCCCTGTTCGACACCAACGTCTTCGGCCTCGTGGATGTCACGCGCCGCGTTCTGCCCGGAATGCGCGCCCGCCGCCGCGGGCACGTCGTCAACGTCTCCTCTCTCGGAGGCCTGACCGCCTTCGGCGCCACGGGTTACTACCACGCCACCAAATTCGCCGTCGAAGGACTCTCCGAATCACTCGCGGCCGAGGTGTCACCGCTGGGCATCAACGTGACGATCGTCGAGCCCGGAGCCTTCCGCACCAACTGGTCCGGGCCCTCCATGCGCCAGTCGGCCACGCGGATCGACGACTACGCGGACACCGCCGGCGCCCGCCGCAAGAGCACCCTGGACACCTACGGGCACCAGCCCGGGGACCCCGAACGCGCCGCCACCGCCATCATCGAAGCCGTGCAGTGCGAGAACCCCCCGCTGCGCCTGCTCCTGGGCAAGGTCGCCCTCGACGTCGCCCTGGCCCGGCTCGACGCCCTCAAAACCAACTTCACCGCATGGCGCGACGTCACCCTCAGCGCCGACTACCCCGACGACCGCACCAC
- a CDS encoding SDR family NAD(P)-dependent oxidoreductase, giving the protein MALILVTGASSGLGRNTANALADDGHDVVVHVRNPDRLTDAGDTARWKGVVTGDLAELEEIHGVARQAAEFGRFDVVIHNAGVLHSPEAITVNTVAPYVLTALMDKPARLIYLSSSMHRTGSTDLRRLTDGIASYDDSKLWVTTLALALASRWEGTSSHAVDPGWVPTRMGGAGASDDLVAGHQTQVWLATHHDVTPGTGGYWYHQQTQTPHPAAQDEEFQARLIRVLESRTGVQLRP; this is encoded by the coding sequence ATGGCACTGATTCTGGTGACCGGGGCATCCAGCGGCCTCGGGCGCAACACGGCGAATGCGTTGGCCGACGACGGGCACGACGTGGTCGTCCACGTCCGCAACCCGGACCGCCTCACCGACGCGGGTGACACCGCCCGGTGGAAGGGCGTCGTCACCGGGGACCTGGCCGAGCTGGAGGAGATCCACGGAGTTGCCCGGCAGGCCGCTGAGTTCGGCCGATTCGACGTCGTCATCCACAACGCCGGCGTCTTGCACTCTCCGGAGGCGATCACCGTCAACACGGTCGCGCCCTACGTGCTGACGGCCCTGATGGACAAACCGGCCAGACTCATTTACCTCAGTAGCTCCATGCACCGAACCGGCTCCACCGACCTGCGACGGCTGACCGACGGCATCGCTTCCTACGACGACAGCAAACTGTGGGTCACCACCCTCGCGCTTGCCCTCGCCTCCCGGTGGGAAGGAACCTCGAGCCATGCGGTCGACCCCGGGTGGGTTCCCACACGCATGGGTGGTGCCGGCGCATCGGATGACCTGGTCGCCGGGCACCAGACACAGGTGTGGCTCGCCACCCACCATGACGTGACCCCGGGCACCGGCGGCTACTGGTATCACCAGCAGACACAGACACCACATCCTGCGGCGCAGGACGAAGAGTTCCAGGCTCGCCTCATCCGAGTCCTGGAGAGCCGCACAGGCGTCCAGCTTCGTCCGTGA